The following nucleotide sequence is from bacterium.
ACTGTTTTGGGAGACATCTAATTGATGCCGGCTAAAGGTGGTGAGGTATCTCTCCAAATCATCCAGGCGCTGCTGGTATTGATTAATCCGATCATAAGGGCGGGTAAGCACCGGTGAACTCAAGCAGCGGCTCAATCTGGCTTCGCTTTCCCGGATAAGGCCGTTTATTCCGGTCTTAAGTCTCCGGGAAAGTGATGCCATCAGGTTCTTGAGTTCATCCTTGCTGGCTACAACCAGCTCAGCCGCGGCCGATGGGGTGGGCGCCCGAAGATCAGCCACCAAGTCAGCGATAGTAAAATCTATTTCATGGCCTATCCCCGAAATAATCGGGATCTTCGAGGCATAGACGGCCCTGGCCACCCTTTCATCATTAAAGGCCCAGAGGTCTTCGATTGATCCCCCTCCCCTGGCCAGGATGATGACATCGACCTTTCCCCATTGATTCATCTGACTGATAGCTTCCACAATTTGGGGTGGGGCCTCTTCTCCCTGGACTAATACCGGATAAATAAAGACCTCAAGGCCCTCAAATCGCCGCCTGAGCACGTTAAGGATGTCGCGGATAGCCGCCCCCGTAGGAGAAGTGATCACCCCAATCCGCCCGGGAAACCTGGGAAGTGGTTTTTTCTGGGCCTCATCAAAGAGCCCTTCCTTAGCCAGACGTTTTTTCAACTCTTCAAAGGCCAGATAAAGAGCCCCCACACCAATTTCCTCTAAGTGTTCCACCAGGAGCTGGTAATCCCCTCTCGGTTCATAGACCGTCAAGCCTCCGTAAGCCAGGACCTTCATTCCATCCTTAGGCACCATCCGCAGTCCAAACTGCCTTCCCTTGAACATTACGGCCCTGAGCTGCGCCCTTTCATCCTTGAGGGTAAAATAGAGATGTCCCGAATGGGGCTTAGCCAAATTTGAAATCTCCCCTTTTACCCAGAGACAAGGAAAATTCTCTTCCAGAGACCTTTTAATCCTGGCGGTGATTTCGCTTACCGTATAGATTTGTTCTCCATTATCAAATAAAGATATCTTCATAGCCGGCTAAAATGCTATCACATTTCTAAACGGTTGTCAATTATAATCAGAACAGTATCTACTCAAAATCAGGCATCGTTTCAAATCGCTACTTGAGAAGGGAGAGATCGGTTTACACTTTTTGTTCTCCA
It contains:
- the xseA gene encoding exodeoxyribonuclease VII large subunit — protein: MKISLFDNGEQIYTVSEITARIKRSLEENFPCLWVKGEISNLAKPHSGHLYFTLKDERAQLRAVMFKGRQFGLRMVPKDGMKVLAYGGLTVYEPRGDYQLLVEHLEEIGVGALYLAFEELKKRLAKEGLFDEAQKKPLPRFPGRIGVITSPTGAAIRDILNVLRRRFEGLEVFIYPVLVQGEEAPPQIVEAISQMNQWGKVDVIILARGGGSIEDLWAFNDERVARAVYASKIPIISGIGHEIDFTIADLVADLRAPTPSAAAELVVASKDELKNLMASLSRRLKTGINGLIRESEARLSRCLSSPVLTRPYDRINQYQQRLDDLERYLTTFSRHQLDVSQNSLKSLEDRLDTLSPMAALDRGYSITFKLPGQEVVRDPAQVEVGGKIGVRVRYGYLEAEVSRCNSISQGNYSATD